TCCGTCATTCGTATTCACGAAATAAAAGCGATTCCCGGCAACGTCGTCTGCTCTGGTCGGTATAGATAGGGACCGAATATTAAACCGGGCCGCTTCTTTCATCTTTTGCTCGCTCATCCCTTCACGTTCCAGCATTTGCCGGTCAATTAATGCGTAGGTCTTCCCTTGATCCAAGGCGTAATAAATGCGCGTCTCGCCGGTATGAGGTTCCACGATTAGTTCTCTTCCGTCCTCCGTCTTGTCAGGAAAAGAGGTCGAACGAATCACCGGGTAAATAGTTTGCTCCTTACCGGATAACGATTTTTGCTTTTTCATGGCTGCAAATGTTTCTTGAATGTAAGCAACCGTTTCTTGTACTCCGTCTTCCCCCTTATTTTCAAACTTCGATTCCAGACGGGGGAGATCAAGCGTTAATCCTTTTTCAAGCTCTTTATGCTCGATACGCACTTGTCGCGTCTCTTCGTCCACTTCGATTTTATGTCCCGAGAATTCCTCTTCGATGCGTTCCAACACTTTAGATTTATTTGCCATCGCTCCTGTCTCCTTACACATTCGTTTTTCACTTATCACCGGGATAAAGTGAAACTTTGTTCAGAGGGGGTTTTCCTCTGATGGTTAGTTGATCTACTCGGGGTGTTAGTCGCCCGTTAACGTCCGCTTACGCGGTTGAAGCGGAAGTTTTACGGGTGCTTACCACCGGGATAAATAGCGGTCAAGAAATGCTGTAATTTCTTCCTCGCTTTTCCGATTTTTATCTGCGAAACGATCGATTTCTTTTCCGTTTTTAAAACCTACGAAGCTCGGGATCCCGAAAATATCATACTCCTGGCACACTTCCGATAATTGATCACGATCTGCATGGATAAAATCGACTTCCGGATAATCCGCTTCAATCGTCGGAAGGATCGGTTCAATCACTCGGCAATCGGGGCACCAGTCTGCACTAAACAGGACAACGACCCGCTCTCCTAGTATCGCTTCTTGAAACGCTGCTTTCGTTTCTACATTTTCCATACTATTTCCCTCTTTTCCTTCCTTTACCCTTGATCTATCGTCATATCCCCATCTTTAATACGGCCGCTTTTTCGCAATCCCCGATCGATCACATACGTTAACACACCCGGCAGCACAATGTGAAACACGAGGATAAGAATAAAAACTTGCATGGTAAAACCCATTGTTGTAAATGTCATAATCTGGCCGACGAAACCGCTCGTCCCCATACCGGCACCCTCCGGGGTGCTCGCCATTTGGAATCCGATCACCGCGATCGGCGCGAGAATCATGCCGGCAATTGTTGGAGGGACAACGATCCACGGGTTGCGTAGCATATTAGGTACTTGCAGCATCGACGTTCCAATTCCCAATGACACGAGACCGCCCCAGCGATTGTCGCGAAAACTGCTAATCGCAAATCCCACCATCTGCGCACTGCAACCAATCGTCGCGGCACCGGCTGCCAAACCATCAAGCCCCAACATAATCGCGATCGCAGCGCTTGAAATCGGAAACGTCAGAGCCAGTCCCATCAGAGCAGCAACAAGAATACTCATCGTCAAAGGTTCTTGTTCCGTTGCCCAATTAATGACGGATCCAAAAGCCTCCAGTCCGTTTCCGATTGTCGGCCCAATCGTCGAGGCGAGTACAAAACCTGTAGCTATCGTAACAAAAGGCGCTAAAAGAATGTCAAATCGCGTTTCCTTAGAAATCAATTTTCCACATTCCACGGAAATTAAAACAGCAATAAATGCTCCGGCCGGGCCGCCCAATTCTTCTCCGGCAGCCCCGCTTACCACCGCGGCAAACATAACGAGAGGCGGAGCTTTAAGCGCATAGGCAACAGCAACACCAATTGCCGGACCCAAAAGACTCATGGCAAGGGCCCCCATCTCCTCAAGAAAGCCACCGATAAATAGACGGGCCGGGATTTGTTCACCTGCCGTTTGAATAATCAGGCCAACGATCAGGGAGGCAAACAACCCTAACGCCATATAACTTAATGCTGTTATCAGGTATGTACGCCATGACAGGTCTATCCCTTTTTTTTCCAAAAAAGCACGCATTTGTGAACATTCCTTTTAAAAGGCTTCGTTTGCTTTATAAAAACCGAGAAGCTACACTAAAAATAAGAAAGTCTTTTTTATAGACCTTGATTTCAGAAAAAACATGAAACCACATCAATTTTAAAGGGGTGTACGCGTATGGATCTCAATGTTTACTTAGCCGGACAAATTCATGACGATTGGAGAAACACGGTCAAGCAAAAAGCAGCGGAGAAAGATCTTCCGGTCCGTTTTTTTGAACCGATGACTAACCATGATCGTTCCGATCATATTGGCGAAGAGATTCTCGGTGAGCAACCAAATGCCGTTTTTAAAGACGAAGCTGCTTCCGCATTCAATAATTTGCGAACGAACGTGCTCATGCAAAAAGCTGATGTCGTACTTGCCTTATTCGGGGACCAATACAAACAATGGAACGCGGCCATGGATGTAGGAGCAGCAACTGCATTAAACAAACCGCTAATATTGGTTCGTCCTGAATCACTGCATCACCCGTCCAAAGAGATGGCCAACCAAGCGCAAGTTGTCGTTAACGACCTGGACCAAGCCACCGAAGCGCTTGCTTATATTTTCCAAAACGAGTAAACACGATAGAGGCTGCCAATCATTCTTTTATCGAAAAAGAGTGATTGGCATATTTGTTTGACAGGGCAGGCGTAAACCCTCTTACTCGGATATTTGTCGGTTCCTTCCTCCCAACATTGCCCGAAGGCAATTCACATGCTTATCCATTATGCCTGCGAATAAATGGCATCTACCGTGGCGCGATCGGTTTTCCGCACAAGCGTAGTAATTAGTTCTTTAGCAGCGGCGTAATCGTCCACATGCAGAATAGACGCGCCTGTGTGAATATAACGCGCACAAACACCGACCACCGCGGAAGGGACTCCGTCCCCTGATGTGTGGACCCTGCCTGCGTCCGTGCCGCCGGGAGAGACGAAGTATTGATAAGGGATGTCCCCACTTTCGGCCGTATCAAGCACAAAATCACGCATGCCTCGATGGGTAATCATTGTCCCGTCATAAATGCGTAACAGCGCCCCTTTCCCCACTTGGCCGAATTCCCCTTTTTGAACGGTCGTATCGTTCGCCGGGCTCGCGTCCACAGCAAAGAAAATATCCGGACGAATCATGTTTGCAGCCGTTTGCGCCCCGCGCAAGCCCACTTCTTCTTGCACCGTAGCACCTGAGTACAAGGTATTCGGAAGCTCCTCGCCGCCCACTTCTTTGAGCAACTCAATGGATAACCCGACACCATAACGGTTGTCCCAAGCTTTTGCCATTATTTTTTTCTCATTCGCCATTGGCATAAAAGAACAAGCGGGGACAATTGGAGCCCCCGGGCGAACACCGAGTCGTTCCGCATCCTCATGATCGTCGGCGCCGATATCAATGTACATTTTGTCCATCGCTACCGGTTTTTTCCGTACTTGTTCGCTAAGAAGATGCGGAGGCGTGGAACCTATAACACCGGGGATCGGGCCATTGTCTGTCATTACCGTCACTTGTTGTGCAAGCAACACCTGGCTCCACCAGCCCCCGAGTGGTTGAAATTTAATCAACCCTTTTTTATTCACCGATGTAACCATGAACCCGACCTCATCCATGTGTCCCGCGACCATCACCTTTGGATCTTTCGGCTGTCCTTTTTTGACGCCGAAAACGCTGCCCAACTTATCTTGAACAATTTCATCTGCATGTTTGTCAAGCGCTTTTTTTACATAAGCACGCACCTGATGCTCATGACCCGGAGGCCCCGGCATCTCCGTTAACGTGCGAAACATGTCTTTCGTTTGTTTCTCCATCGGTTTCCCCTCCCTGCGAATCCTTCGGATAAATACTACATTATCACTTCCTTTACAATTGGACAATTGATGCATATCCGCTATACTAGGGATAGCGATTTGTAAATATTGGGGTTAACATAACTCTATACGGAACGGAGTGACTATAATGAAAATCACAGATGTGCTCATCGGCGCTGCCGTCGGTTTTGCCGCTGGCTATGCAGTAAAAGAAGCTTGCGCCCAAAAAGACGTCTCTCCCGAAAAAGCACTCAAGCAGGTAAAATCAAATGTACAACATCGCATTCCCGTGAATGGTTCCTGGATCCATATGAATCCGGAACACTATGAAAAAAATCATGTCGACTACGACGTTTATCGAGGCGGGATCTCCAGCAATGAAGACGGACAAACGAAGCAAATGGATTTCGTCGTGGACGCGAAAACAGGCACGATTCTGGAATTGGACAAACAATAGAACGTAAGACTAACAGAGGGTCACCTCTCACGGGAGGCACCGACTTATTGAAACGGAAGAAATGAAACACAGGGAGTGATCATAAACTCAAAAGTGGTATGGTCAAATCGAGTTAGATTAGCTGGCACGCTGTATGCGGTGAAACTCGCACGTGCAGTGTTTACAGGGGGGAACAGGGAGCGATAACTTCAAACCTTCCATCTGTATAATAAGACTTGCGCCACTTTTGCTTGTAGGGCCAGATGTATGAAGGTCCTTCTCAAAGATATGTATGTTAAAATAGATGGATATTGTGAAGGAATGTGCTTAAACTACAACAGCAGAATACTTGAATAAGAAAACCA
The Salicibibacter kimchii DNA segment above includes these coding regions:
- a CDS encoding DUF1444 family protein translates to MANKSKVLERIEEEFSGHKIEVDEETRQVRIEHKELEKGLTLDLPRLESKFENKGEDGVQETVAYIQETFAAMKKQKSLSGKEQTIYPVIRSTSFPDKTEDGRELIVEPHTGETRIYYALDQGKTYALIDRQMLEREGMSEQKMKEAARFNIRSLSIPTRADDVAGNRFYFVNTNDGYDASRILNDAWVKEVAESIDGELALAVPHQDVFIIADIQNEQGYDVLAQMTFKFFGEGRMPITALPFIYEEGKIEPIFILARKKPKGK
- a CDS encoding thioredoxin family protein translates to MENVETKAAFQEAILGERVVVLFSADWCPDCRVIEPILPTIEADYPEVDFIHADRDQLSEVCQEYDIFGIPSFVGFKNGKEIDRFADKNRKSEEEITAFLDRYLSRW
- a CDS encoding PTS transporter subunit IIC; its protein translation is MRAFLEKKGIDLSWRTYLITALSYMALGLFASLIVGLIIQTAGEQIPARLFIGGFLEEMGALAMSLLGPAIGVAVAYALKAPPLVMFAAVVSGAAGEELGGPAGAFIAVLISVECGKLISKETRFDILLAPFVTIATGFVLASTIGPTIGNGLEAFGSVINWATEQEPLTMSILVAALMGLALTFPISSAAIAIMLGLDGLAAGAATIGCSAQMVGFAISSFRDNRWGGLVSLGIGTSMLQVPNMLRNPWIVVPPTIAGMILAPIAVIGFQMASTPEGAGMGTSGFVGQIMTFTTMGFTMQVFILILVFHIVLPGVLTYVIDRGLRKSGRIKDGDMTIDQG
- a CDS encoding YtoQ family protein gives rise to the protein MDLNVYLAGQIHDDWRNTVKQKAAEKDLPVRFFEPMTNHDRSDHIGEEILGEQPNAVFKDEAASAFNNLRTNVLMQKADVVLALFGDQYKQWNAAMDVGAATALNKPLILVRPESLHHPSKEMANQAQVVVNDLDQATEALAYIFQNE
- a CDS encoding M42 family metallopeptidase; the protein is MEKQTKDMFRTLTEMPGPPGHEHQVRAYVKKALDKHADEIVQDKLGSVFGVKKGQPKDPKVMVAGHMDEVGFMVTSVNKKGLIKFQPLGGWWSQVLLAQQVTVMTDNGPIPGVIGSTPPHLLSEQVRKKPVAMDKMYIDIGADDHEDAERLGVRPGAPIVPACSFMPMANEKKIMAKAWDNRYGVGLSIELLKEVGGEELPNTLYSGATVQEEVGLRGAQTAANMIRPDIFFAVDASPANDTTVQKGEFGQVGKGALLRIYDGTMITHRGMRDFVLDTAESGDIPYQYFVSPGGTDAGRVHTSGDGVPSAVVGVCARYIHTGASILHVDDYAAAKELITTLVRKTDRATVDAIYSQA
- a CDS encoding PepSY domain-containing protein is translated as MKITDVLIGAAVGFAAGYAVKEACAQKDVSPEKALKQVKSNVQHRIPVNGSWIHMNPEHYEKNHVDYDVYRGGISSNEDGQTKQMDFVVDAKTGTILELDKQ